From a region of the Kwoniella mangroviensis CBS 8507 chromosome 1 map unlocalized Ctg01, whole genome shotgun sequence genome:
- a CDS encoding nascent polypeptide-associated complex subunit beta, whose translation MDKEKLAKLQAQVRIGGKGTPRRKQVKKSVTASQGDDRKLQAALKKLGVQPITGVEEVNMFKEDGNVLHFGAPRVHAALPSNTLAVYGPGQTKELTELVPGILNQLGPDSLANLRRLAESYQSMTARQAAAAAAAGGAGAEGKAEGEGDDEIPDLVENFDEAEGDKDAKKETDLEELE comes from the exons ATGGATAAGGAGAAGTTGGCCAAGCTCCAAGCTCAAGTCAGAATCG GTGGTAAGGGTACACCCCGACGAAAGCAAGTCAAGAAGTCCGTGACCGCTTCTCAAGGTGATGACCGAAAGCTCCAAGCTGCCCTCAAGAAGCTTGGCGTTCAACCTATCACAGGTGTAGAGGAGGTTAACATGTTCAAGGAGGATGGTAATGTCTTGCATTTCGGTGCtcctcgag TCCACGCCGCTCTTCCTTCCAACACCCTCGCAGTCTACGGCCCCGGTCAAACCAAAGAACTCACCGAACTCGTCCCTGGAATCCTCAACCAGCTCGGACCCGATTCCTTGGCCAACTTACGAAGATTAGCCGAATCTTACCAATCTATGACCGCCCGTCAAGCTGCCGCcgccgctgctgctggaggtgcaggtgcagagGGTAAAgcagagggtgaaggtgatgatgagatcccTGATTTGGTTGAGAACTTCGATGAGGCTGAGGGTGATAAGGATGCTAAGAAGGAAACTGATCTTGAAGAGTTGGAATAG